In Microbulbifer sp. GL-2, the following are encoded in one genomic region:
- a CDS encoding cupin — MNGITTRLHWTDQHYKWYINDGEEVFTVFNIYIEMKYKIDGKKDSAIIKTGDIFYASVGIVHMAHPQGEARVLVIEFGGSV, encoded by the coding sequence ATGAATGGGATTACCACTAGGCTTCATTGGACTGATCAACACTATAAATGGTACATCAATGATGGGGAGGAAGTGTTTACTGTTTTTAATATCTACATCGAAATGAAATACAAAATAGATGGTAAAAAAGATTCTGCCATCATAAAAACAGGGGATATTTTCTATGCTTCAGTAGGCATAGTACACATGGCACACCCACAAGGCGAAGCAAGGGTCTTGGTGATAGAGTTTGGGGGCAGTGTATAG